One genomic region from Podarcis raffonei isolate rPodRaf1 chromosome 16, rPodRaf1.pri, whole genome shotgun sequence encodes:
- the TUFT1 gene encoding tuftelin isoform X2, which translates to MASWHRPRRLSMPAGGIGRSWLHPHLWGPEEERRVFCPQDSVKILRLTLQNDLPGDRRDQGKQKPVGRAFAMVANRPPSSHALASEYVKSSEGDEEIIKVYLRARAEDRAQNEKSLHQLKSDGCHLQAKTLDKPNGIRPHRTTSFRSVSLCQDEPTYPGEDISIMRETTKKLFTKLQEAEKRHQSDRAAYETSISHYRREAEHSGAALRRAELDLEEKDLKLEELQRLLTGMEKEHKTLLQKMRDDESELEQLRSVEKDKVAEQERSAKLEKEVATLREKIHHLDDMLKSQQRKVRQMIEQLQNSKTVIQSKDTIIQELKERVAYLEAENLEMHDRMEHLIEKQAQSAGVHNARPRSKSDKRLTKSPGPKPLPLIRVLET; encoded by the exons GACAGTGTGAAAATACTAAGACTGACCCTCCAGAATGACCTTCCTGGGGACAGGCGCGACCAAGGAAAGCAAAAG CCGGTGGGAAGGGCCTTTGCCATGGTGGCCAACCGGCCCCCCAGCAGCCACGCCTTGGCGTCGGAGTACGTCAAGTCCAGCGAGGGCGACGAGGAAATCATAAAG GTCTACCTCCGAGCCCGAGCCGAGGACAGGGCCCAGAACGAAAAGAGCCTCCATCAACTGAAAAGTGACGGCTGTCATCTCCAAGCG AAAACGCTGGACAAGCCGAACGGGATCCGTCCTCACAGAACTACCTCATTTCGCAGCGTGTCACTATGCCAG GATGAGCCGACGTACCCCGGAGAAGACATCTCGATAATGCGGGAGACCACCAAGAAGCTGTTCACGAAACTTCAAGAGGCCGAGAAGCGCCACCAGTCAGACAGAGCCGCCTATGAG ACGTCCATTTCCCATTATCGGAGGGAAGCTGAACATTCGGGAGCAGCTCTCCGAAGGGCAGAGCTGGACTTGGAAGAGAAGGATTTGAAGCTGGAGGAGCTGCAGAGACTCCTGACAGGGATGGAGAAG GAGCACAAAACTCTGCTTCAGAAGATGAGGGACGACGAGTCTGAGCTGGAGCAGCTGCGCAGCGTCGAGAAGGACAAAGTTGCCGAGCAGGAAAG GTCGGCCAAACTGGAGAAGGAAGTTGCCACATTGCGGGAGAAGATCCACCACTTGGACGACATGCTCAAGAGCCAGCAGAGGAAGGTCCGGCAGATGATTGAGCAG CTTCAAAACTCCAAGACTGTGATTCAGTCCAAAGACACAATCATCCAAGAACTCAAAGAACGTGTGGCCTACCTGGAGGCTGAG AACCTTGAGATGCACGACCGCATGGAGCACCTTATTGAAAAGCAGGCCCAGAGCGCCGGGGTCCACAATGCAAGGCCCCGCTCCAAATCAGA CAAACGGCTCACCAAGTCTCCGGGTCCCAAACCTTTGCCTCTCATCCGAGTGCTGGAAACATGA
- the TUFT1 gene encoding tuftelin isoform X1 has protein sequence MASWHRPRRLSMPAGGIGRSWLHPHLWGPEEERRVFCPQDSVKILRLTLQNDLPGDRRDQGKQKPVGRAFAMVANRPPSSHALASEYVKSSEGDEEIIKVYLRARAEDRAQNEKSLHQLKSDGCHLQAKTLDKPNGIRPHRTTSFRSVSLCQDEPTYPGEDISIMRETTKKLFTKLQEAEKRHQSDRAAYETSISHYRREAEHSGAALRRAELDLEEKDLKLEELQRLLTGMEKEHKTLLQKMRDDESELEQLRSVEKDKVAEQERSAKLEKEVATLREKIHHLDDMLKSQQRKVRQMIEQLQNSKTVIQSKDTIIQELKERVAYLEAENLEMHDRMEHLIEKQAQSAGVHNARPRSKSEYVSSKRLTKSPGPKPLPLIRVLET, from the exons GACAGTGTGAAAATACTAAGACTGACCCTCCAGAATGACCTTCCTGGGGACAGGCGCGACCAAGGAAAGCAAAAG CCGGTGGGAAGGGCCTTTGCCATGGTGGCCAACCGGCCCCCCAGCAGCCACGCCTTGGCGTCGGAGTACGTCAAGTCCAGCGAGGGCGACGAGGAAATCATAAAG GTCTACCTCCGAGCCCGAGCCGAGGACAGGGCCCAGAACGAAAAGAGCCTCCATCAACTGAAAAGTGACGGCTGTCATCTCCAAGCG AAAACGCTGGACAAGCCGAACGGGATCCGTCCTCACAGAACTACCTCATTTCGCAGCGTGTCACTATGCCAG GATGAGCCGACGTACCCCGGAGAAGACATCTCGATAATGCGGGAGACCACCAAGAAGCTGTTCACGAAACTTCAAGAGGCCGAGAAGCGCCACCAGTCAGACAGAGCCGCCTATGAG ACGTCCATTTCCCATTATCGGAGGGAAGCTGAACATTCGGGAGCAGCTCTCCGAAGGGCAGAGCTGGACTTGGAAGAGAAGGATTTGAAGCTGGAGGAGCTGCAGAGACTCCTGACAGGGATGGAGAAG GAGCACAAAACTCTGCTTCAGAAGATGAGGGACGACGAGTCTGAGCTGGAGCAGCTGCGCAGCGTCGAGAAGGACAAAGTTGCCGAGCAGGAAAG GTCGGCCAAACTGGAGAAGGAAGTTGCCACATTGCGGGAGAAGATCCACCACTTGGACGACATGCTCAAGAGCCAGCAGAGGAAGGTCCGGCAGATGATTGAGCAG CTTCAAAACTCCAAGACTGTGATTCAGTCCAAAGACACAATCATCCAAGAACTCAAAGAACGTGTGGCCTACCTGGAGGCTGAG AACCTTGAGATGCACGACCGCATGGAGCACCTTATTGAAAAGCAGGCCCAGAGCGCCGGGGTCCACAATGCAAGGCCCCGCTCCAAATCAGAGTACGTCAGCAG CAAACGGCTCACCAAGTCTCCGGGTCCCAAACCTTTGCCTCTCATCCGAGTGCTGGAAACATGA
- the TUFT1 gene encoding tuftelin isoform X3 produces the protein MNGARSLCTLVDLQPEGENPDSVKILRLTLQNDLPGDRRDQGKQKPVGRAFAMVANRPPSSHALASEYVKSSEGDEEIIKVYLRARAEDRAQNEKSLHQLKSDGCHLQAKTLDKPNGIRPHRTTSFRSVSLCQDEPTYPGEDISIMRETTKKLFTKLQEAEKRHQSDRAAYETSISHYRREAEHSGAALRRAELDLEEKDLKLEELQRLLTGMEKEHKTLLQKMRDDESELEQLRSVEKDKVAEQERSAKLEKEVATLREKIHHLDDMLKSQQRKVRQMIEQLQNSKTVIQSKDTIIQELKERVAYLEAENLEMHDRMEHLIEKQAQSAGVHNARPRSKSEYVSSKRLTKSPGPKPLPLIRVLET, from the exons GACAGTGTGAAAATACTAAGACTGACCCTCCAGAATGACCTTCCTGGGGACAGGCGCGACCAAGGAAAGCAAAAG CCGGTGGGAAGGGCCTTTGCCATGGTGGCCAACCGGCCCCCCAGCAGCCACGCCTTGGCGTCGGAGTACGTCAAGTCCAGCGAGGGCGACGAGGAAATCATAAAG GTCTACCTCCGAGCCCGAGCCGAGGACAGGGCCCAGAACGAAAAGAGCCTCCATCAACTGAAAAGTGACGGCTGTCATCTCCAAGCG AAAACGCTGGACAAGCCGAACGGGATCCGTCCTCACAGAACTACCTCATTTCGCAGCGTGTCACTATGCCAG GATGAGCCGACGTACCCCGGAGAAGACATCTCGATAATGCGGGAGACCACCAAGAAGCTGTTCACGAAACTTCAAGAGGCCGAGAAGCGCCACCAGTCAGACAGAGCCGCCTATGAG ACGTCCATTTCCCATTATCGGAGGGAAGCTGAACATTCGGGAGCAGCTCTCCGAAGGGCAGAGCTGGACTTGGAAGAGAAGGATTTGAAGCTGGAGGAGCTGCAGAGACTCCTGACAGGGATGGAGAAG GAGCACAAAACTCTGCTTCAGAAGATGAGGGACGACGAGTCTGAGCTGGAGCAGCTGCGCAGCGTCGAGAAGGACAAAGTTGCCGAGCAGGAAAG GTCGGCCAAACTGGAGAAGGAAGTTGCCACATTGCGGGAGAAGATCCACCACTTGGACGACATGCTCAAGAGCCAGCAGAGGAAGGTCCGGCAGATGATTGAGCAG CTTCAAAACTCCAAGACTGTGATTCAGTCCAAAGACACAATCATCCAAGAACTCAAAGAACGTGTGGCCTACCTGGAGGCTGAG AACCTTGAGATGCACGACCGCATGGAGCACCTTATTGAAAAGCAGGCCCAGAGCGCCGGGGTCCACAATGCAAGGCCCCGCTCCAAATCAGAGTACGTCAGCAG CAAACGGCTCACCAAGTCTCCGGGTCCCAAACCTTTGCCTCTCATCCGAGTGCTGGAAACATGA